One Luteibacter aegosomaticola genomic window carries:
- the mlaE gene encoding lipid asymmetry maintenance ABC transporter permease subunit MlaE — protein sequence MTAREDNVVTRSLAQIGASGLFLLTILAAIPRSLKHGRETIRQIWFVGAMSLTIVMTCGLFVGMVLGLQLYDVLSIFGGTSATGTVVAIAIYRELGPVVTALLFAGRAGTSITAEIGLMRATDQLDAMEMMAVDPIAYVVAPRFLAGVIALPLLGVVFCAMGVFGGHLVGVTWLGIDNGTFWSNMTAAVDVHKDIINGVLLKSFAFGIVVSLIAVFQGYTTPPTSEGVAYATTRTVVASSIAILALDFVLTSFLI from the coding sequence ATGACAGCCAGGGAAGATAATGTCGTGACCCGCAGCCTGGCGCAGATCGGCGCCAGCGGCCTGTTCCTGCTCACGATCCTCGCCGCGATCCCGCGCAGCCTGAAGCATGGCCGCGAGACCATCCGGCAGATCTGGTTCGTGGGCGCGATGAGCCTCACCATCGTCATGACCTGCGGCCTGTTCGTCGGCATGGTGCTGGGCCTGCAGCTTTACGACGTGCTCTCGATCTTCGGTGGCACCTCCGCCACGGGTACCGTCGTGGCTATCGCGATCTACCGCGAGCTCGGCCCGGTGGTCACCGCACTGCTGTTCGCTGGCCGCGCGGGTACCTCGATCACGGCCGAAATCGGCCTCATGCGCGCTACCGACCAGCTCGACGCGATGGAAATGATGGCGGTCGACCCGATCGCCTATGTCGTCGCGCCGCGCTTCCTGGCTGGCGTCATCGCGCTGCCGTTGCTTGGCGTGGTGTTCTGTGCCATGGGCGTGTTCGGCGGCCACCTGGTCGGCGTCACCTGGCTGGGCATCGATAACGGCACGTTCTGGTCGAACATGACCGCGGCGGTCGATGTCCACAAGGACATCATCAATGGCGTGCTGCTCAAGTCCTTTGCCTTCGGCATCGTGGTCTCGCTGATCGCGGTGTTCCAGGGCTACACCACTCCGCCCACCAGCGAAGGCGTCGCGTACGCCACCACGCGCACGGTGGTCGCCTCGTCCATTGCCATCCTGGCGCTGGACTTCGTCCTTACCTCGTTCCTGATC
- a CDS encoding ABC transporter ATP-binding protein encodes MTDDAIVRVRGLTTVLNGKTIFDALDLDIPRGKVTAIMGPSGTGKTTLLKHITGQMRGDAGTVEVDGENVPQLSREKLFELRERIGYLFQNSALLTDFDVFENVAFPLRQHTKLPEELIRNIVLNKLQAVGLRGAARLMPTELSGGMARRVALARAIVFDPALILYDEPFVGLDPIALNQVLLLIRTLNETLGITSILVAHELAAVQKVADHVFLIANGKVVAQGAPNELVNDGSPWTAQFFGGQADGPVPFQYPAGDYATALGFPGGKA; translated from the coding sequence ATGACCGACGACGCCATCGTCCGCGTACGCGGCCTCACCACGGTGCTCAATGGCAAGACCATCTTCGACGCGCTGGATCTCGATATCCCGCGCGGCAAGGTCACGGCCATCATGGGCCCCAGCGGTACCGGTAAAACCACGCTGCTGAAACACATCACCGGGCAGATGCGCGGCGATGCCGGCACGGTGGAAGTGGACGGCGAGAACGTGCCCCAGCTCTCGCGCGAAAAGCTCTTCGAGCTGCGCGAGCGCATCGGCTACCTGTTCCAGAACTCCGCGCTGCTCACCGATTTCGATGTGTTCGAGAACGTGGCCTTCCCGCTGCGCCAGCACACGAAGCTGCCGGAAGAACTCATCCGCAACATCGTGCTGAACAAGCTGCAGGCCGTCGGCCTGCGCGGTGCCGCACGGCTCATGCCCACCGAACTCTCGGGCGGCATGGCCCGCCGCGTGGCCCTGGCCCGTGCCATCGTGTTCGACCCGGCGCTCATCCTGTACGACGAACCGTTCGTCGGCCTGGACCCGATCGCGCTGAACCAGGTGCTGCTGCTCATCCGCACGCTCAACGAGACCCTCGGCATCACCAGCATCCTGGTGGCGCATGAGCTGGCCGCGGTGCAGAAGGTGGCCGACCACGTGTTCCTTATCGCCAACGGCAAGGTCGTCGCGCAGGGCGCGCCGAACGAGCTGGTCAACGATGGCTCGCCGTGGACGGCGCAGTTCTTCGGCGGCCAGGCCGATGGCCCCGTTCCGTTCCAGTACCCGGCAGGCGATTACGCCACGGCGCTGGGTTTCCCAGGAGGCAAGGCATGA